A portion of the Granulosicoccus antarcticus IMCC3135 genome contains these proteins:
- a CDS encoding tRNA-binding protein — protein MEYIEWADFERVQLCAGTVIEVEEFPEARRPAWKLTIDFGPEIGTRRSSAQITDLYSRDMLVGRQVMAVVNFPKKQIGPFMSECLVTGMPRDDGSIVLVAPMEPVPNGTRLV, from the coding sequence ATGGAATACATTGAGTGGGCTGATTTTGAACGGGTGCAGCTATGCGCTGGCACTGTCATCGAAGTGGAGGAGTTTCCGGAGGCCAGACGCCCTGCATGGAAGCTGACAATCGATTTTGGTCCGGAAATCGGCACGCGTCGTTCCAGTGCGCAGATCACTGACTTGTATTCCCGGGACATGCTCGTGGGGCGTCAGGTGATGGCCGTAGTGAACTTTCCGAAGAAGCAGATTGGGCCTTTTATGTCTGAATGTCTGGTGACGGGGATGCCACGTGACGACGGAAGCATAGTTCTGGTGGCACCCATGGAGCCCGTTCCAAACGGCACTCGCCTGGTCTGA
- a CDS encoding DUF1800 domain-containing protein: MTIIKRTISLAGLLCVLTGCGGGGDGAVALQTREPASAPALPATEVANAAPDTPLSDQEAYRLLEQGTFGPRIEDIQLASGQSPESWINQQMQLPAIYLSDGLHNADSERWNEYVNVWWRQAIQADDQLRQRVAFALSQILVVSAHDGLGDEQFGLANYYDILLRNAFGNYRDLLSEVTRNPLMGEYLSMKGNRKPDLAENIQPDENYAREILQLFSIGQVLLNEDGTPQTDAEGVPLPAYDQTTIENFARVFTGWHFANAEDFRWPKNKDYLSPMEPWSEYHDTDAKTLLGGVELAAGQSAEADLNAALDNIFNHPNVGPFISKQLIQRLVTSNPSDGYVRDVTAVFNQNAIGERGSLGSVIKAILMHTEARQGHLQEPDTFGKMKEPLIRMTQLWRAFEPETIHYNFNYGWAGHELRQAPLGSPSVFNFFRPDFSQPGEIRSNGLVSPEFEILDESSVITITSRLLASILWSHNFKNDADSERMIIDISREMDLEPDIDALLDHLDLLLLGGRMSFELRAEVEYLMSERSYDGAASQRVVEAIFLIATSPEAAVQR, encoded by the coding sequence ATGACGATAATAAAAAGAACAATAAGTCTTGCAGGATTACTGTGCGTCCTGACCGGATGTGGAGGTGGCGGTGATGGAGCCGTCGCCTTGCAAACACGGGAACCTGCCAGTGCGCCGGCGCTACCCGCCACCGAGGTTGCCAACGCAGCCCCGGACACGCCCCTGTCTGACCAGGAAGCCTATCGCTTACTCGAGCAGGGCACATTTGGCCCTCGTATCGAGGATATACAACTGGCCAGTGGTCAAAGCCCCGAATCCTGGATCAACCAGCAAATGCAGCTGCCCGCCATTTATCTGAGCGACGGGTTGCACAATGCCGATAGCGAACGCTGGAACGAATACGTCAATGTCTGGTGGCGGCAAGCCATTCAGGCCGATGATCAGTTACGCCAACGCGTCGCTTTTGCACTAAGCCAGATTCTGGTTGTCTCCGCTCATGATGGCCTGGGTGATGAGCAATTCGGCCTGGCAAATTATTACGACATACTGCTGCGCAACGCATTTGGCAATTATCGCGACTTGCTCAGTGAGGTCACTCGAAACCCTCTCATGGGGGAATACCTCAGCATGAAAGGCAATCGCAAGCCAGATCTTGCCGAGAATATCCAGCCAGACGAGAACTATGCACGAGAGATCCTGCAACTCTTCAGTATCGGCCAGGTATTGCTCAATGAGGACGGCACTCCACAAACCGATGCCGAAGGAGTTCCGCTGCCAGCTTACGATCAGACAACCATCGAGAATTTTGCACGGGTATTTACTGGTTGGCATTTCGCAAACGCAGAAGACTTCCGCTGGCCTAAAAACAAGGACTACCTGTCCCCCATGGAGCCCTGGTCCGAGTATCACGACACCGATGCCAAGACTCTGCTGGGCGGAGTCGAATTAGCAGCGGGACAGAGTGCCGAGGCTGATCTGAACGCGGCACTGGACAACATCTTCAATCATCCCAATGTAGGTCCGTTCATATCAAAGCAGTTGATTCAACGTCTGGTCACAAGCAATCCCAGCGATGGCTATGTCCGTGATGTCACCGCGGTGTTCAATCAGAATGCAATCGGGGAACGCGGCTCTCTGGGCAGCGTCATCAAGGCCATTCTCATGCACACAGAAGCGCGACAGGGACACCTGCAAGAGCCTGACACCTTTGGAAAGATGAAGGAGCCGCTGATACGCATGACTCAGCTATGGCGTGCATTTGAACCCGAGACCATTCACTACAACTTCAATTATGGCTGGGCAGGTCATGAGCTGAGGCAAGCCCCTTTGGGGTCTCCGTCTGTTTTCAATTTCTTTCGACCCGACTTCAGTCAACCGGGTGAGATCCGCAGCAATGGTCTCGTATCTCCTGAATTTGAAATACTCGATGAGTCCTCAGTCATAACCATCACCAGTCGTCTGTTGGCCAGCATCCTCTGGTCCCATAACTTCAAGAACGATGCAGACTCCGAACGGATGATTATCGATATCTCCCGTGAGATGGACCTGGAGCCGGACATCGATGCCCTGCTGGATCATCTTGACCTGTTGTTGCTGGGAGGGCGAATGTCCTTCGAACTACGCGCGGAAGTGGAATATCTGATGAGTGAGCGCAGTTACGACGGAGCGGCTTCACAGCGTGTTGTCGAGGCTATCTTTCTGATAGCGACATCGCCAGAAGCAGCCGTCCAGCGTTGA
- a CDS encoding DUF1501 domain-containing protein gives MNNFSRRRFLDLGTRTIAGAGLALGVNPALTLARAADSATSQSSDYRALVCVYLEGGCDGFSLMVPTGSYEHAELAQARGELAIPQHQLISLQGGNSPLGLHPNAASLQPLFDDGHLAMIANIGTLIEPTTQEQYLNNTVALPAQLFSHSDQSIQWQQLQGRDRAQEGWGARAADYLSDFQERDYLTSISLAGSNYWQSGSGQRPFSLTGSGVLEYQGLDGNNNWQSPRREAFERVLNLPRDHVFTTAYADLQKRAISITSELGQVLESNASLFTDQPEDNSLAQKLNMVAQLIAAQEQLGLQRQIYYVSMSGFDVHDNQSLELPELFKELTEALAFFQNKIDMLGKSANVTTFTASDFGRSLLSNGDGTDHGWGNHLMAMGGAVMGGSIYGELPSFALDGPDSVHRGRILPTTSASQYASTLLRWVGLDEAAVSEVLPDIGNFQTRDLGFMI, from the coding sequence ATGAACAATTTTTCCCGCCGCAGATTTCTTGACCTGGGTACACGCACCATCGCCGGCGCCGGACTTGCACTCGGTGTCAACCCGGCCCTGACTCTGGCCCGAGCCGCTGATTCGGCGACCAGCCAGAGCAGTGACTATCGGGCGCTTGTCTGCGTCTACCTGGAAGGTGGTTGTGACGGGTTCAGCCTGATGGTGCCTACAGGCTCCTATGAACATGCAGAACTTGCACAGGCACGAGGCGAGCTGGCCATTCCACAACACCAGCTTATCTCCCTTCAAGGAGGCAATAGTCCTCTTGGTCTGCATCCCAACGCCGCCTCTCTGCAACCCCTCTTTGACGACGGGCATCTGGCAATGATTGCCAATATCGGAACACTCATCGAGCCGACGACTCAAGAGCAGTATCTCAACAATACCGTCGCCCTGCCCGCCCAGCTGTTCTCTCACAGCGATCAATCCATCCAGTGGCAACAACTACAAGGTCGCGACCGTGCGCAGGAAGGCTGGGGCGCAAGAGCTGCCGATTATCTATCGGATTTTCAGGAACGTGACTACCTGACATCAATATCACTTGCAGGCTCCAACTACTGGCAATCCGGATCGGGCCAGAGACCATTCTCACTGACAGGATCTGGCGTTCTTGAATATCAGGGGCTCGATGGCAACAATAACTGGCAGAGCCCACGCAGGGAGGCCTTCGAACGGGTATTGAACCTGCCCAGAGATCATGTGTTCACCACAGCCTACGCTGACCTGCAAAAACGGGCAATTTCTATAACCAGTGAATTAGGTCAGGTTCTGGAAAGCAACGCCAGCTTGTTCACCGATCAGCCAGAAGATAATAGCTTGGCGCAAAAGCTGAACATGGTAGCCCAGTTGATCGCCGCCCAGGAGCAGCTCGGCCTTCAACGCCAGATCTACTATGTCAGCATGAGCGGCTTTGATGTGCACGATAACCAGAGCCTTGAACTGCCCGAGCTGTTCAAGGAACTTACCGAGGCTTTGGCCTTTTTCCAGAACAAGATCGATATGCTGGGCAAGTCTGCCAATGTAACGACATTTACTGCATCGGATTTCGGTCGCTCACTGCTGTCAAACGGCGATGGAACCGATCATGGCTGGGGCAACCATCTGATGGCCATGGGTGGGGCTGTCATGGGTGGCAGCATCTACGGAGAACTTCCCAGCTTCGCCCTCGATGGTCCGGACTCGGTCCACCGCGGGCGGATTCTGCCGACAACCTCGGCATCCCAATATGCATCCACTTTACTGCGCTGGGTAGGCCTTGATGAGGCAGCCGTGTCAGAAGTGCTACCTGATATCGGGAATTTTCAAACCCGGGATCTGGGCTTCATGATCTGA
- a CDS encoding OmpA family protein: protein MKALNVSLIAATATLLLVTGCATDDPNRRAKTGAAIGVVAGGVIGHQINDKNGRYAGAVVGALTGAAVGNYMDKQQRQLEQSLAEELQNNQIKVTRIDDETLKLEVRSEASFDINSARVNDDFRGSLKSLAKVIGEYDKTAVHVIGHTDSTGSDSYNQSLSEKRATSVTRYFSANGVERSRMRFSGRGESMPIDANTTSSGRSHNRRVEVFLKPIVEGREDDAYISPV from the coding sequence ATGAAAGCACTCAACGTGTCACTGATAGCGGCCACCGCCACACTACTACTGGTTACTGGTTGCGCTACTGATGACCCGAACCGTCGCGCCAAAACAGGCGCCGCTATCGGCGTTGTAGCCGGCGGTGTCATCGGGCATCAGATCAATGACAAGAACGGCCGATATGCCGGTGCCGTGGTCGGTGCTCTGACAGGGGCCGCTGTTGGCAACTATATGGATAAACAACAACGCCAACTGGAGCAGAGCCTGGCGGAAGAGTTGCAAAACAACCAGATTAAAGTCACCCGTATCGATGATGAGACTCTCAAACTGGAAGTACGAAGCGAGGCATCTTTCGACATCAACAGTGCTCGCGTCAATGATGATTTTCGCGGCAGCCTGAAAAGCCTGGCCAAGGTTATCGGCGAATATGACAAGACAGCCGTACACGTCATCGGGCACACCGATAGCACAGGTTCAGATAGCTACAACCAGTCACTCTCTGAAAAGCGTGCTACCTCAGTCACCCGTTATTTCAGTGCCAATGGTGTCGAGCGTTCACGCATGCGTTTCTCGGGGCGTGGCGAGTCCATGCCAATTGACGCCAATACTACAAGCTCAGGTCGCAGCCATAATCGTCGGGTAGAGGTCTTCCTGAAACCGATCGTAGAAGGTCGTGAAGACGATGCCTATATCTCGCCTGTATGA
- a CDS encoding DsbA family protein, which translates to MNNTLFHIHDPMCSWCWGFKPTLEELLESLPATVTVKNILGGLAPDSDAPMPEATRQMLQQTWRAIQTSIPGTEFNFDFWTKNQPKRSTWPSCRAVLAAAQQNPELEVPMITAIQKAYYLNAQNPSETATLIELAESIGCDATQFADYLHSAAAHAELETHRHAAHQLGAQGFPSLVFVNSRSEAQPIAIDYNNSSSMLEQIERANVG; encoded by the coding sequence ATGAACAACACACTCTTCCATATACATGACCCCATGTGCAGCTGGTGCTGGGGGTTCAAACCCACTTTGGAAGAACTACTGGAAAGCCTGCCCGCAACTGTTACCGTAAAAAACATTCTGGGAGGCCTGGCTCCGGATAGTGACGCTCCCATGCCTGAAGCGACGCGGCAAATGCTGCAGCAGACATGGCGCGCTATTCAGACATCCATACCCGGCACTGAATTCAACTTCGACTTCTGGACGAAGAACCAGCCAAAGCGATCAACCTGGCCTTCATGTAGGGCCGTACTGGCTGCCGCCCAGCAAAATCCGGAGCTGGAAGTACCCATGATTACGGCTATTCAGAAGGCGTATTATCTGAATGCTCAAAACCCGTCAGAAACTGCCACATTGATAGAACTGGCAGAATCGATAGGATGCGACGCCACACAATTTGCCGATTACCTTCACAGTGCTGCAGCTCATGCTGAGCTTGAGACCCATCGACATGCAGCACATCAACTGGGTGCTCAGGGATTCCCCAGTCTGGTTTTTGTCAATTCACGCAGTGAGGCTCAACCGATTGCCATTGATTACAATAATTCAAGCTCAATGCTTGAACAAATCGAAAGAGCAAACGTAGGCTGA
- a CDS encoding SLC13 family permease has product MTTQQILISGILLMTLLAFVWGRWRYDLVAMFALVSSVLAGIVEPNQAFEGFGHPAVITVAAVLIISSALRNAGVVDEVASRISHLTETPLLHIAALTAVVTVASAFMNNVGALALMLPIAMSTAQERKRSPSLILMPLAFGSLLGGMMTLIGTPPNIIIASIRAKESGEPFGMFDFMPVGLPIAIVGFAFVTLIGWRLIPRARLEFKEDASLLAAGVYLTEALVPATSSLVGKTLGEIDGLDEDSVEVIGVAGKRRFARAVRAEYQIAEEDILILRARSDDLKSFLDRHGLELRSTATPTFIQPSPDNEVMAEGIVRNDSPLIGRGVEFIRRQTGRTLALVGLARQGRPVTQRLRQQVFRAGDVLLLHGDSESVDQQFGALGLWPLMRRQINLNRTRKIALASGIFALAIVLGIAGVVTLPIAFILAVGAYVLTGILSTREIYDDIDWPVIVLLAAMIPVGNALTTSGTTQLVADSLIQATQGLSIPMILTLLLVVTMLLSDVINNAATALVMAPLGIAMAHSLGVSVDPFLMAVAVGASCAFLTPIGHQCNTLVMGPGGYKFSDYWRMGLPLEILITIISVPTILWAWPLSG; this is encoded by the coding sequence ATGACCACCCAACAAATATTGATCAGCGGCATACTGCTCATGACGCTGCTGGCGTTCGTCTGGGGGCGGTGGCGCTACGACCTGGTGGCCATGTTCGCACTGGTCAGCTCGGTGCTAGCCGGAATCGTTGAACCCAATCAGGCGTTCGAAGGTTTTGGCCACCCGGCCGTCATAACGGTCGCCGCCGTACTGATCATCAGCAGCGCACTCAGGAATGCCGGAGTGGTGGATGAAGTGGCCAGCCGTATCAGTCACCTGACAGAAACTCCCCTGTTGCATATTGCAGCATTGACCGCAGTGGTGACGGTGGCCTCAGCCTTCATGAACAATGTCGGCGCGCTGGCGCTGATGCTGCCAATTGCCATGTCGACCGCACAAGAGCGCAAACGCTCTCCGAGCCTTATTCTGATGCCGTTGGCGTTTGGTAGTCTGCTTGGCGGCATGATGACTCTGATTGGTACACCACCCAATATCATTATTGCCAGCATTCGCGCGAAAGAGTCGGGTGAGCCGTTCGGTATGTTCGATTTCATGCCGGTGGGTTTGCCGATTGCGATTGTAGGTTTTGCCTTTGTCACTTTGATCGGTTGGCGATTGATACCCAGAGCCCGATTGGAATTCAAGGAGGACGCCAGTTTGCTGGCGGCCGGAGTCTATCTGACCGAAGCACTGGTGCCCGCCACTTCAAGCCTGGTCGGCAAGACGCTGGGCGAGATCGATGGCCTGGATGAGGATAGCGTTGAGGTTATCGGGGTCGCTGGAAAGCGACGATTTGCCCGTGCGGTGCGTGCGGAATACCAGATAGCCGAGGAAGACATTCTTATCCTGCGAGCCCGCTCGGATGATCTGAAATCGTTTCTGGACAGGCACGGTCTGGAGCTGCGTAGTACGGCGACCCCCACTTTTATTCAGCCAAGCCCTGATAACGAGGTCATGGCCGAAGGGATCGTCAGGAACGATTCGCCCTTGATCGGACGAGGTGTGGAGTTCATACGCCGCCAAACCGGTCGGACCCTGGCTCTTGTTGGTCTGGCCAGGCAAGGACGGCCCGTGACTCAGCGGCTGCGCCAACAGGTTTTTCGCGCTGGCGATGTTTTGCTACTGCACGGCGATAGTGAGTCGGTTGATCAACAGTTCGGAGCGCTGGGCTTGTGGCCCTTGATGCGACGACAGATCAATCTGAATCGAACTCGCAAGATCGCGCTGGCCAGTGGCATTTTCGCACTGGCAATCGTGTTGGGTATCGCAGGTGTTGTGACACTGCCAATCGCCTTCATTCTGGCTGTTGGCGCTTATGTTCTCACCGGCATTCTCTCTACCCGTGAAATATACGATGACATCGACTGGCCTGTTATCGTGCTGCTAGCCGCTATGATTCCGGTTGGCAACGCACTGACAACCTCGGGTACCACGCAGCTGGTGGCAGATAGCCTGATTCAGGCGACGCAGGGTTTATCAATTCCCATGATTCTGACATTGCTGCTGGTCGTGACCATGTTGCTGTCAGATGTGATAAACAATGCAGCTACAGCCCTTGTCATGGCGCCTTTGGGAATAGCCATGGCCCATTCTCTGGGAGTCAGTGTTGACCCTTTTCTGATGGCCGTTGCCGTGGGGGCATCCTGTGCTTTTCTGACGCCGATCGGACATCAGTGCAACACACTGGTCATGGGGCCAGGTGGGTACAAGTTCAGCGATTACTGGCGTATGGGTTTGCCGCTGGAAATACTGATCACGATTATCAGTGTGCCCACCATTCTATGGGCCTGGCCATTGTCGGGATAA